From one Dermacentor andersoni chromosome 1, qqDerAnde1_hic_scaffold, whole genome shotgun sequence genomic stretch:
- the net gene encoding uncharacterized protein net, whose product MSAASSDDSGVELHKRRNKRKSSEPRRRRLLGGRPRPCRDADTTEDDSAEERVPTISSAAAGRGSVIREVRRAAPDEGLDLTTTSNSPATSATSNTAGGTEGDDECLLDLRSTATHSSVFESRETGVVLFGGHMTLSEESAHRAPALPARPGSWTPPCKRRAADDGALAGNLRDTSCLRDKRIALSVYDNASSFPSASTSTARETFDASDVELIPRTSRTSPCLDSTSGGSRVAQRNYKGMTRQRRIEANARERSRVHTISAAFEALRRAVPAYADNQKLSKLAILRIAAAYIVALARLNEKDYSYDQRAPSFAECIDLCTRTIQAEGKARRRSTAAASKDSLELSS is encoded by the coding sequence ATGAGCGCTGCGTCGAGCGACGACAGCGGCGTGGAGCTGCACAAGCGGCGCAACAAGCGCAAGTCGAGCGAGCCCCGGCGCCGGCGGCTGCTGGGCGGCCGGCCCCGCCCCTGCCGTGATGCGGACACAACCGAGGACGACTCGGCTGAGGAGCGCGTGCCGACGATTTCATCGGCCGCCGCCGGCCGCGGCTCTGTCATCCGCGAGGTGCGGCGGGCTGCGCCGGACGAGGGCCTCGACCTGACCACGACGTCCAACTCGCCGGCCACCTCGGCCACGTCCAACACTGCCGGCGGCaccgagggcgatgacgagtgcCTCCTCGACTTGCGGTCGACGGCGACCCACTCGTCGGTGTTCGAATCCCGCGAGACCGGCGTCGTGCTGTTTGGCGGACACATGACGCTGTCCGAGGAGTCGGCACACCGCGCGCCGGCTCTGCCCGCTCGGCCCGGCTCTTGGACTCCACCGTGCAAGAGACGCGCCGCAGACGATGGCGCCTTGGCTGGCAACTTGCGGGACACCTCCTGCCTTCGAGACAAGCGGATAGCGCTCTCCGTGTACGATAACGCGTCATCCTTCCCTAGTGCCAGCACGTCGACGGCACGCGAGACATTCGACGCGAGTGACGTGGAACTAATTCCGAGGACTAGCAGGACGTCTCCGTGCCTGGACAGTACTAGTGGCGGCAGTCGCGTGGCGCAGCGCAACTACAAGGGCATGACCAGGCAACGGCGCATCGAGGCGAACGCCCGGGAGCGCTCGCGCGTCCACACAATCAGCGCGGCGTTCGAAGCGTTGCGGCGCGCCGTGCCGGCGTACGCGGACAACCAGAAGCTTTCCAAGCTGGCCATCCTACGGATCGCAGCCGCCTACATCGTGGCCCTGGCTCGGCTCAACGAGAAAGACTACAGCTACGACCAGCGGGCCCCCTCGTTTGCCGAGTGCATCGACCTGTGCACGCGCACCATCCAGGCCGAGGGCAAGGCCAGGCGCAGGAGCACCGCGGCCGCCTCGAAG